A stretch of Synechococcus sp. MIT S9220 DNA encodes these proteins:
- a CDS encoding response regulator transcription factor, which translates to MRGASLETSSSRLLVVDDDPELLLLLKDELSQQGLDCSSANCGSDALLMLRQESFDLVVLDWNLPDFDGTEICRRLRSSDDTTPVLMLTAHDDVDDRVQALDLGVDDYLTKPCELKELHARVRARLRRGQFANSVRVKDCLSLGDLQIDLIEREVKRGDLELSLSQREFDLLAYLVKHKGEVLPRQQILEAVWGAPFVGDPNALDVYMGYLRRKIESPERPALLHTVRGVGFIARLLPADTDPAKA; encoded by the coding sequence ATGCGCGGCGCAAGCTTGGAGACCAGCAGCAGCCGCTTGCTGGTTGTTGATGACGATCCTGAACTGCTCTTGCTGCTGAAGGATGAGCTCAGCCAGCAGGGGCTGGACTGCAGCAGTGCCAATTGCGGCAGTGATGCTCTGCTGATGCTGAGGCAGGAGAGCTTTGATCTGGTCGTGCTCGACTGGAACCTGCCGGATTTCGATGGAACCGAGATCTGTCGGCGGTTGCGCAGCAGCGACGACACCACACCGGTGCTGATGCTCACAGCTCACGACGACGTGGACGACCGGGTGCAAGCGCTGGATCTGGGTGTCGACGATTACCTCACTAAACCCTGCGAACTGAAGGAGCTGCACGCCCGCGTGCGGGCCCGATTACGCCGGGGCCAATTTGCGAACTCCGTACGCGTCAAAGACTGCCTCAGTCTTGGAGATCTGCAGATTGACCTGATCGAACGAGAGGTGAAACGGGGAGATCTTGAGTTGTCTCTCTCGCAGCGGGAATTCGATCTGCTCGCCTACCTGGTGAAGCACAAAGGCGAAGTACTGCCCCGGCAGCAAATTCTGGAGGCGGTTTGGGGAGCACCATTCGTGGGTGACCCCAACGCGCTGGATGTCTACATGGGCTATCTGCGCCGCAAGATCGAAAGCCCAGAACGACCTGCTTTGTTGCACACCGTGCGCGGTGTGGGATTCATCGCACGGCTTCTTCCTGCAGACACTGATCCGGCCAAAGCTTGA
- a CDS encoding ABC transporter permease translates to MARWGLVIVAIYGLVALLTPVLLAADLLPDPNAGLDNPIYAPPSMAHWCGTDRLGRDVCVRTLQGSGVALQVVLLAVTFALVIGVPLGMVSGYLGGSVDRVLVLLMDTLYTLPVLLLSVVLAFLLGRGVPNAAAALCVVYIPQYFRVVRNQTAQVKAELFVEAARTLGAGPVWILRRYLLRNVITSVPVLLTLNAADAVLVLGGLGFLGLGLPETVPEWGSDLNLALAAVPTGVWWTALYPGLAMFVLVLGLSFLGEGLEAWVSSTGRDAAK, encoded by the coding sequence ATGGCCCGCTGGGGCCTGGTGATCGTGGCGATTTATGGCCTGGTGGCCCTGCTCACACCTGTGTTATTGGCGGCTGACCTGCTGCCGGATCCCAATGCCGGCCTGGACAATCCCATCTACGCGCCTCCCTCGATGGCCCATTGGTGCGGCACCGATCGTCTGGGACGTGACGTTTGCGTTCGCACGTTGCAAGGCAGCGGTGTGGCCCTGCAGGTGGTGCTCCTGGCCGTGACCTTCGCGCTGGTGATCGGTGTGCCCTTGGGCATGGTGAGTGGCTATCTGGGGGGAAGCGTGGATCGCGTGCTCGTGCTGCTGATGGACACGCTGTACACCTTGCCGGTGTTGTTGCTGTCGGTGGTGCTGGCCTTCCTGCTGGGGCGGGGTGTTCCCAATGCGGCCGCAGCGTTGTGCGTGGTTTATATCCCCCAGTACTTCAGGGTGGTGCGCAACCAGACAGCCCAGGTGAAAGCTGAGTTGTTTGTTGAGGCAGCGCGCACTCTCGGCGCCGGACCGGTCTGGATTCTGCGCCGTTACCTGCTGCGCAACGTGATCACCTCGGTGCCGGTGCTGCTCACGCTCAATGCCGCCGATGCGGTGCTGGTGCTGGGTGGCCTCGGATTTCTCGGCTTAGGTCTTCCGGAAACGGTGCCGGAATGGGGCAGTGATCTCAACCTCGCGCTTGCTGCTGTGCCCACTGGCGTGTGGTGGACGGCTCTGTACCCCGGCCTGGCGATGTTCGTGCTGGTGCTGGGTTTGTCGTTTCTGGGTGAGGGGCTTGAAGCTTGGGTGAGCAGCACGGGGCGGGACGCGGCAAAATAG
- a CDS encoding AIR synthase: MGTILTSNAALELMRQSAVAGIPGEMHAEVVSGGCSDYAIVFKAGRNSGEPISRESGVTLYSKAEQVRLFSGMVIDYQESLSGGGFFLSGKTIDVSSCGNCFAFRTE; encoded by the coding sequence ATGGGCACGATCTTGACGTCGAATGCGGCTTTGGAGCTCATGCGTCAATCCGCTGTTGCTGGCATTCCCGGTGAAATGCATGCCGAAGTGGTGTCTGGAGGCTGCTCGGATTACGCGATTGTGTTCAAGGCAGGCCGCAATTCGGGCGAGCCCATTTCCAGGGAATCTGGAGTGACGCTCTACTCCAAGGCGGAACAAGTGCGGTTGTTTTCTGGAATGGTGATCGACTATCAGGAGTCACTGTCCGGTGGCGGATTTTTTCTATCCGGCAAGACGATTGATGTGTCTTCCTGTGGAAATTGCTTCGCGTTTAGGACCGAATAA
- a CDS encoding ABC transporter transmembrane domain-containing protein: MLQPLRLNPGQALHERDHLPPGVLLIERGDMRLLGLDQRKEAFTLQRFSNGELVGGELLLRGVSGLKLTAATDVEGSLLPAERFFQLLDRHPEQLSQFCSLSPWELWSAAASRQDPRYPTAQELLRWAQQACELSDQPVRLLTPGSHELGLSDGSWLVSSDNIEGETVGTVLQSPCRLEVLGRLPARLLALPSHWPPQRHLDPQDNKLIKAPDQSITTTPALPTPQVQQEALEDWYGRLHNDGSYPQHNGNGPIDEPLACLRMLARHFDLPFRRDVLSRILNDQLKRGGQDALPLQAVAAICDLLGLRTSGLQPNSADLLTRLPFPAFTLINGHPLVLWQARQQQLLVGDPVSGQRWMEAVELLEQNTGEQLQVLCLERSASTPKARFGLGWFLPAIQKHRNALLQVVITSFFVQLLGLFNPLLIQQIIDAVISQGNFSSLNVLGTLLVAMALAQALLGSLRTYLFSDTTNRIDISLGASIIHHLLRLPLSYFAKRPVGEVSSRIGELEKIRSFLTGTALTVLLDAVFSVVYIAVMLLYSVPLTFAALGVLPLFVGLTMGVAPIIRRQLRQQAEANAKVQSHLVETLSGMETVKGQGMELPSEWRWEQLYGGKIEAGFRNTITSTAAGSANQFLGQVSGLIVIWFGAMLVLEGEMTLGQLIAFRILSGYVTSPLLRLASLWQNFQETALSLERLSDIVDHREEIEIAGENLPPIPPLQGAISYEGVNFRFGSSGPLQLLNVNFEIPAGSFVGIVGSSGSGKSTMLKMLTRLFDPLEGTIRIDGYDIAKVDLYSLRSQVGVVPQDSLLFDGTAQANIALTRPDASFEEITGAAQVACAHDFIQALPGGYSSSVGERGSALSGGQRQRMAIARMVLKRPRLLVLDEATSALDVNTEQQVTRNLAEVYRGSTVLFITHRLGSLRHADRILMMHEGSLVEQGTHSELMKLGGRYATLYRQQEAGQS; the protein is encoded by the coding sequence ATGCTGCAGCCGCTGCGGCTCAACCCCGGCCAAGCTCTGCATGAACGCGACCACCTGCCGCCTGGTGTGCTCTTGATCGAGCGAGGCGACATGCGCCTGTTAGGCCTGGATCAACGCAAAGAAGCATTCACCCTGCAGCGCTTCAGCAACGGCGAGCTAGTCGGTGGTGAGCTGTTGTTAAGGGGTGTCAGTGGATTGAAGCTGACGGCAGCCACCGACGTGGAAGGTTCGCTGCTGCCGGCTGAACGTTTTTTTCAACTCCTCGATCGCCATCCAGAGCAGCTGAGTCAGTTCTGCTCTCTAAGTCCTTGGGAGCTGTGGTCAGCCGCAGCCAGCCGGCAAGATCCCCGCTACCCCACAGCTCAAGAACTACTGCGGTGGGCTCAACAAGCTTGTGAGTTAAGTGATCAGCCTGTCCGCCTACTGACTCCTGGTTCCCATGAACTCGGCTTGAGCGATGGCTCCTGGTTAGTCAGCAGCGACAACATCGAGGGCGAAACCGTGGGCACTGTGCTCCAGAGTCCTTGTCGCCTTGAGGTGCTCGGACGTCTCCCGGCTCGTCTACTCGCTCTACCGAGCCATTGGCCTCCACAACGTCACCTCGATCCTCAAGACAACAAGTTGATCAAGGCTCCTGACCAGAGCATCACGACCACGCCAGCCTTACCAACCCCGCAAGTCCAGCAGGAAGCTCTCGAGGATTGGTATGGACGGCTGCATAACGACGGCAGCTACCCACAACACAACGGCAATGGTCCGATCGACGAACCCTTGGCCTGCTTACGGATGCTGGCCCGCCACTTCGATCTGCCGTTCCGGCGCGATGTACTCAGCCGAATCCTCAATGACCAACTGAAACGCGGTGGCCAGGATGCGTTGCCCCTGCAAGCTGTAGCCGCCATTTGCGATCTCCTCGGTCTACGCACCTCAGGCCTACAACCCAACAGCGCTGATTTACTCACACGCTTGCCCTTCCCAGCATTCACCCTGATCAATGGTCATCCCTTGGTGCTGTGGCAAGCCCGCCAACAGCAGCTGCTAGTTGGCGACCCAGTGTCTGGTCAGCGCTGGATGGAGGCCGTTGAGCTGCTGGAGCAAAACACTGGCGAGCAGCTGCAGGTGTTGTGCCTTGAGCGCAGTGCCAGCACCCCGAAAGCACGTTTTGGTCTGGGCTGGTTCCTACCAGCGATCCAAAAGCACCGCAATGCCTTGCTGCAGGTAGTGATCACCAGCTTTTTTGTGCAACTGCTGGGCTTATTCAACCCACTGCTGATTCAACAGATCATCGATGCGGTGATCAGCCAGGGCAATTTTTCCAGCCTCAACGTGCTCGGTACATTGCTGGTCGCCATGGCCTTAGCCCAGGCGCTTCTGGGGTCATTGCGTACCTACCTGTTTTCCGACACCACCAACCGGATTGACATCTCCCTTGGAGCCTCAATCATTCACCACTTGCTGCGCTTACCGCTCAGCTATTTCGCCAAACGGCCGGTGGGGGAAGTCAGCAGCCGTATTGGCGAACTGGAGAAGATCCGAAGCTTCCTCACAGGTACCGCCCTCACCGTTCTGCTTGATGCGGTGTTTTCGGTGGTCTATATCGCTGTGATGCTGCTTTATTCGGTGCCACTCACCTTTGCCGCTCTTGGCGTCTTGCCGTTGTTTGTGGGTCTCACCATGGGGGTGGCACCCATCATTCGCCGGCAGTTGCGCCAGCAAGCCGAAGCCAATGCCAAGGTGCAGAGCCATCTGGTGGAAACCCTCTCTGGCATGGAGACGGTCAAAGGCCAAGGCATGGAACTTCCTAGTGAATGGCGCTGGGAGCAGCTTTATGGCGGAAAAATTGAAGCGGGTTTCCGCAACACCATCACCAGCACTGCGGCAGGGTCAGCCAACCAATTCCTGGGACAAGTCTCCGGTCTGATCGTGATTTGGTTTGGAGCCATGTTGGTGCTCGAGGGGGAAATGACCCTGGGCCAATTGATCGCCTTCCGCATCCTCTCGGGCTACGTCACCAGCCCCCTACTGCGCCTGGCCAGCCTCTGGCAAAACTTCCAGGAAACAGCCCTGTCGCTTGAACGCCTCTCCGACATCGTCGATCACCGCGAAGAAATCGAAATTGCAGGGGAAAACCTGCCGCCAATTCCTCCTCTGCAAGGCGCTATCTCTTACGAGGGCGTGAATTTCCGCTTTGGCAGCAGCGGGCCCTTGCAGCTGCTCAATGTGAACTTTGAGATTCCTGCTGGCAGTTTCGTTGGAATTGTGGGCAGCAGCGGTTCAGGTAAAAGCACGATGCTGAAAATGCTCACTCGCCTCTTCGATCCGCTGGAAGGCACCATCCGCATCGATGGCTACGACATCGCCAAGGTGGACCTCTATTCCCTGCGCAGCCAAGTGGGAGTGGTTCCACAGGACAGCCTTCTCTTTGATGGCACGGCGCAAGCCAACATCGCTCTGACCAGGCCCGATGCCAGCTTCGAAGAGATCACCGGTGCCGCACAAGTGGCCTGCGCCCATGATTTCATCCAGGCCTTACCCGGTGGTTATTCCAGCTCAGTGGGCGAGCGTGGTTCAGCCCTTTCCGGTGGCCAACGGCAACGCATGGCCATCGCGCGAATGGTGCTGAAGCGGCCCAGGCTGCTAGTGCTCGATGAAGCCACAAGCGCCCTTGATGTCAACACCGAACAACAAGTGACACGCAATCTGGCTGAGGTGTACCGCGGCAGCACGGTGCTGTTTATCACCCACCGCCTCGGCAGCCTGCGCCATGCCGATCGAATCTTGATGATGCACGAAGGCAGCTTGGTGGAGCAAGGCACTCACAGTGAATTAATGAAACTGGGAGGCCGCTACGCCACCTTGTACCGGCAACAGGAGGCGGGGCAGTCATGA
- a CDS encoding type II secretion system protein, which produces MSTTGADSTFTQNTMTSLNYVLARKILKVKSKKQNGFTIVELMVVIVIVGILTGVSLPALNKAQARGHASAAKQESVNAAKTCSIALIGGTATDGNVGASAGTDKVTNGAITCADDAAFVFSGGGETWTTTLDEGIPGDPAKS; this is translated from the coding sequence GTGAGCACCACAGGTGCCGATTCAACATTCACTCAAAACACTATGACTTCTCTAAATTACGTTCTTGCTCGCAAAATTCTCAAGGTTAAGAGCAAAAAGCAGAACGGTTTCACGATCGTCGAACTGATGGTGGTGATCGTTATCGTCGGAATTCTTACAGGAGTTTCACTTCCTGCACTGAATAAGGCTCAAGCCAGAGGACATGCCTCTGCTGCCAAGCAAGAGAGTGTAAATGCAGCTAAGACCTGCTCCATCGCACTAATTGGTGGAACAGCTACTGATGGGAATGTAGGAGCCTCTGCTGGAACAGACAAAGTCACTAACGGTGCGATTACTTGTGCTGATGACGCAGCTTTTGTCTTCTCTGGCGGTGGCGAGACCTGGACGACCACACTTGACGAAGGCATCCCTGGAGACCCTGCGAAATCATAA
- a CDS encoding sensor histidine kinase KdpD has protein sequence MNRSGHWRSRLTGTMLGQLQLATYAAVLLGFTGATSTGLLLSERSRLRVSEAELLAASASLADRLENQNDQGDPSEPLIVQQLRDHSSVRTNLWLEQPNGQVITPRRAHRPIPADLLKAAVSANPLRKRGQSHLIVLQEREYLTLLDRRLPSGDLLWSSTEISGLGSAQGEFLAWMILIWGSSLSASLLLVSLLVKRITKPLQELSNRSAELTAEGLQTAALPVPKGPQELSQLTRTYNALTERLAQSWSQQRQFVSAVSHELQAPLTLVSGSLKRVIRKAPELEAQLVQRLHDAEEETIGMQQLLNDLLDLSRSDSGRLQVKQEPVDLHPLLDEVVRAQGTVLDRELSLELPADGISTTALGDEARLRQVLLNLIENAHKYSPPEQPIQLRLRSGLNTLMLEVEDRGIGIPLQDQAYVFDRFHRGANTTGQSGSGVGLSVVKLLLEAMGGSIKVKSEPGMGSCFRIQLRRAP, from the coding sequence ATGAACCGTTCCGGCCACTGGCGCTCTCGCCTGACGGGCACCATGCTCGGCCAGCTGCAACTTGCCACCTATGCCGCGGTGCTGCTCGGCTTCACCGGTGCCACCAGCACAGGGCTGTTGCTGAGCGAACGCAGCCGGCTGCGCGTGAGTGAAGCGGAGCTGCTGGCCGCATCGGCATCACTCGCTGATCGCCTGGAGAACCAAAACGATCAGGGCGATCCAAGCGAACCCTTGATCGTGCAGCAACTGCGAGATCACTCCAGCGTGCGCACCAACCTCTGGCTGGAACAGCCCAATGGGCAGGTGATCACTCCCAGAAGAGCTCATCGCCCCATCCCAGCGGATCTACTCAAAGCCGCCGTCTCGGCAAACCCGCTGCGGAAGCGAGGCCAGTCGCATCTGATCGTGCTGCAAGAGCGCGAGTACCTCACGCTGCTGGACCGACGTCTGCCGTCGGGTGATCTGCTCTGGAGCAGCACGGAGATTTCCGGCCTTGGCTCAGCCCAGGGCGAATTTCTGGCCTGGATGATCTTGATCTGGGGCAGCTCCCTCAGCGCCTCGTTGCTGCTTGTCAGCTTGCTGGTGAAGCGCATCACCAAACCGTTGCAGGAGCTCAGCAACCGCAGCGCCGAGCTCACTGCCGAAGGCTTGCAGACTGCCGCCTTGCCAGTGCCCAAGGGACCACAGGAACTCAGCCAACTCACACGCACCTACAACGCCCTCACCGAACGACTGGCCCAGTCCTGGAGCCAACAACGTCAGTTCGTGAGCGCGGTGAGTCATGAATTACAAGCGCCGCTGACCTTGGTGTCGGGCTCTCTCAAACGCGTGATCCGCAAGGCACCGGAGCTGGAGGCACAACTGGTTCAACGCCTTCATGACGCCGAAGAGGAGACGATCGGCATGCAGCAACTGCTCAACGACCTGCTCGACCTCTCACGCAGTGATTCAGGGCGTTTGCAGGTCAAACAAGAGCCGGTGGATCTGCACCCTCTGCTGGATGAAGTGGTTCGCGCCCAGGGAACAGTGCTGGATCGTGAACTCAGCCTGGAGCTACCAGCAGATGGGATCTCCACCACAGCACTCGGCGATGAAGCCAGGCTGCGCCAGGTGTTGCTCAACCTGATCGAAAACGCTCACAAGTACTCACCCCCAGAACAGCCCATCCAGCTGCGCCTGCGATCGGGCCTCAACACCCTGATGCTTGAGGTGGAAGATCGAGGCATCGGCATTCCCTTGCAGGACCAGGCCTACGTGTTCGATCGCTTCCACCGGGGGGCCAACACCACGGGGCAGAGCGGCAGCGGCGTTGGGCTCTCCGTGGTGAAACTGCTGCTGGAGGCGATGGGTGGCAGCATCAAGGTGAAGAGTGAACCCGGCATGGGCAGCTGCTTTCGTATTCAATTGAGGCGAGCCCCTTGA
- a CDS encoding glycine zipper 2TM domain-containing protein, protein MDRCLEHVAEPSHIWMQGRRCSVTSSEVGLNRMALSMHEVTMNQPVPVRLSALLTLAALLPITTTPLLAHEYRGDHGRDYYVRRAYDNGHHYDNRREYLYRPNGVARRAAWEEPNADTNSCVEGSVIGGLLGAGLGAALSRGNGRWFGVPVGGAAGALIGCQVDGG, encoded by the coding sequence TTGGATCGCTGTTTGGAGCATGTGGCTGAGCCCAGTCATATCTGGATGCAGGGTCGCCGATGTTCAGTCACCTCTTCAGAGGTGGGCCTCAACAGGATGGCTCTGTCCATGCATGAAGTCACCATGAATCAGCCTGTTCCGGTGAGACTCTCGGCGCTGCTGACGCTGGCTGCCCTGTTGCCAATCACGACAACTCCTTTGTTGGCGCATGAGTATCGCGGTGATCACGGTCGCGACTACTACGTCCGTCGTGCTTATGACAATGGTCATCACTACGACAACAGACGTGAGTATCTGTATCGACCGAATGGTGTGGCTCGGCGCGCTGCATGGGAGGAACCCAACGCAGATACCAACAGTTGCGTTGAGGGCAGCGTGATCGGCGGTCTACTCGGAGCCGGTCTCGGTGCTGCCCTGTCGCGTGGCAATGGGCGTTGGTTCGGTGTGCCGGTTGGGGGTGCCGCTGGTGCTCTGATTGGTTGTCAGGTCGACGGCGGTTGA
- the trmH gene encoding tRNA (guanosine(18)-2'-O)-methyltransferase TrmH — MPILPRRFQRLKQVLDCRMSDLTVLVEHVEKPHNLSAILRSCDAVGVLEAHAVSFSGRPRTFNSTAQGSQRWVPLHDHADISSAVRHLKNKGFRLYGTNLGVNARDYRDCDFTGPSAFVLGAEKWGLTEEATALMDQAVFIPMRGMVQSLNVSVATATLLFEAIRQRQAAGLAPLQGEGIPANQYAELLFEWCYPEVASWCREQGRSYPPLSEDGEILEELPRTAKLRC, encoded by the coding sequence ATGCCGATCCTTCCCCGCAGATTTCAGCGTCTGAAGCAGGTCCTGGACTGCCGGATGTCGGATCTCACCGTTCTGGTGGAGCACGTGGAAAAGCCCCACAACCTCTCGGCCATCCTGCGCAGCTGTGATGCCGTGGGAGTTCTGGAAGCCCATGCCGTCAGCTTCAGCGGACGGCCCCGCACCTTCAACAGCACTGCCCAGGGCAGCCAGCGCTGGGTGCCCCTACATGACCATGCCGACATCAGCAGCGCAGTACGCCACCTCAAAAACAAAGGGTTCCGGCTGTACGGCACCAACCTGGGCGTGAACGCGCGCGACTACCGCGACTGCGACTTCACTGGCCCCAGCGCCTTCGTTCTCGGTGCGGAGAAATGGGGACTCACCGAAGAAGCCACCGCGTTGATGGATCAGGCAGTCTTCATTCCGATGCGTGGCATGGTGCAGTCGCTGAATGTGTCAGTGGCCACGGCCACACTGCTGTTTGAGGCGATCAGACAACGCCAGGCGGCTGGACTCGCCCCCCTTCAAGGCGAAGGCATTCCTGCAAATCAATACGCCGAACTGCTGTTTGAGTGGTGCTACCCGGAGGTGGCGAGCTGGTGCCGTGAGCAGGGCCGCAGCTATCCGCCGCTCTCAGAAGACGGTGAGATTCTCGAAGAGCTGCCACGCACAGCCAAGCTGCGCTGCTGA
- a CDS encoding prepilin-type cleavage/methylation domain-containing protein: MALSASAVLLLSSASIHTLSLQGRLRLIGAELQLGRAMAVRLSEMSRQRRSLQLIREELGLAHGWIVNPPVSNRWSCRMSGRRPVLAIATQLDDPQARGAGAIVYSVGSAPDAIWRGQVLMRCGPAYSLDGVPNVRGTFQNRVLLDALPLTRGSGFTASPHPQLPVLQLEIEQQLPSGSGEQQTLRSRLAA, from the coding sequence TTGGCCCTGTCTGCGTCTGCGGTGTTGTTGCTTAGCAGTGCTTCGATTCACACCCTCAGCCTGCAGGGACGCCTGCGCTTGATTGGCGCTGAACTTCAGCTCGGTCGGGCAATGGCCGTGCGTCTGAGTGAAATGTCTCGCCAGCGCCGCAGTCTGCAGCTGATTCGCGAGGAACTGGGATTGGCCCATGGCTGGATCGTGAATCCACCCGTCTCCAATCGTTGGTCCTGCCGGATGAGCGGTCGTCGTCCGGTTCTGGCCATTGCAACGCAGCTGGATGACCCACAGGCGCGCGGTGCGGGCGCGATCGTCTACTCGGTGGGTTCTGCTCCGGATGCGATTTGGCGCGGCCAGGTGTTGATGCGTTGTGGTCCGGCCTACAGCCTGGATGGCGTGCCTAATGTCCGGGGTACTTTCCAGAATCGTGTCCTGCTCGATGCGCTCCCCCTTACTAGGGGGTCTGGATTTACGGCAAGCCCACACCCGCAGTTGCCCGTCCTGCAGTTGGAGATCGAACAGCAGTTGCCGTCAGGGTCCGGTGAACAGCAAACACTGCGTAGTCGATTGGCGGCTTGA
- a CDS encoding sensor histidine kinase KdpD — protein sequence MKRQSLPSLQVWLQTTSVFSVIAGYIVLLVIHADFADLQRKQGHRQLVAALTQRVETAEPQIFSVPWQGRGLQVALMDPGLTQEPQLQAGPAGQQWLVSRSPLVLSTGERRLLQVRQNVSQSLAKQRSSQLLLIAAAVVSILFTSLLLRLVLRRGLLEPLKDLDQQLQALNTSKLGANLVDSVSQPRELRSIAQAFNSLQQRLAKAWERESVFASSVSHELRTPITVILGHAQRLRRQNLPPAAERSAASIRLEAKRMDQLLRVLRDLARSDSAQLQLQLMALDPDQQLLLAYERVLPMAADRLLIPQPADQPHPLLCADRVRLQECLDVLLENALLYSQGTVQMTSEQVGDQMVLHVIDQGPGIPLDERELVVRRFKRGSTAVGTQGSGIGLALADQLMRAMQGDLVIADAKEGGSDLQLRFKLWPDQCLQEEAVR from the coding sequence TTGAAACGCCAGTCGCTGCCTTCTCTGCAGGTGTGGTTGCAGACCACATCCGTGTTCAGCGTGATTGCCGGCTACATCGTGTTGCTGGTGATTCATGCTGATTTCGCGGATCTACAGCGCAAGCAGGGTCACCGGCAGCTGGTTGCAGCTTTGACGCAGCGTGTTGAGACAGCAGAACCGCAGATTTTTTCAGTTCCATGGCAAGGCCGGGGTCTGCAAGTCGCACTCATGGATCCCGGTCTGACCCAGGAGCCCCAGCTCCAGGCTGGTCCAGCAGGGCAGCAATGGCTGGTGAGCCGGTCACCACTGGTGTTGTCGACAGGTGAACGCCGATTGCTGCAGGTTCGTCAGAACGTTTCGCAATCGCTTGCCAAGCAACGCTCTAGCCAGTTGCTTCTGATCGCAGCAGCCGTGGTGTCGATCCTGTTCACCTCACTACTGCTGCGGCTGGTGTTGCGCCGCGGGCTTTTGGAGCCTCTAAAAGATCTCGATCAGCAGCTGCAGGCGCTTAACACCAGCAAACTTGGCGCCAATCTCGTGGATTCGGTATCGCAGCCAAGAGAATTGCGATCGATCGCACAGGCCTTCAATAGCCTTCAGCAGCGACTGGCTAAGGCCTGGGAACGTGAGAGTGTTTTTGCCAGCTCCGTCTCCCATGAATTACGCACACCGATCACGGTGATCCTTGGGCATGCACAACGGCTTCGGCGACAGAACCTTCCGCCAGCGGCTGAGCGTTCAGCCGCCTCGATCCGCCTGGAGGCCAAACGCATGGATCAGTTGCTGAGGGTGCTGCGTGATCTAGCTCGCAGTGATTCAGCGCAGCTGCAGCTTCAGCTGATGGCTCTGGATCCCGATCAGCAACTTCTGTTGGCCTATGAAAGGGTGTTGCCGATGGCAGCAGATCGTCTACTCATTCCTCAACCTGCAGATCAGCCACATCCATTGCTGTGCGCCGATCGTGTGCGTCTACAGGAATGTCTGGATGTGCTGCTGGAGAACGCTCTGCTCTACAGCCAGGGCACCGTGCAGATGACCTCCGAGCAGGTCGGCGACCAGATGGTGCTGCACGTGATCGATCAGGGGCCAGGTATCCCCTTGGATGAACGGGAGCTGGTGGTGCGACGCTTCAAGCGAGGCTCCACAGCCGTTGGTACCCAGGGATCTGGAATCGGCCTTGCGCTAGCCGATCAGCTGATGCGAGCGATGCAGGGAGATCTGGTGATTGCGGATGCCAAGGAGGGCGGTTCTGATCTGCAGCTACGTTTCAAGCTTTGGCCGGATCAGTGTCTGCAGGAAGAAGCCGTGCGATGA
- a CDS encoding peptidylprolyl isomerase — protein MLRQARREATIDDYLQSIPPPSAEQRKAMLDQWCQQQRIESPQKLQRWQQQQGLSSEQWQQFVARRGCWLLWCEQNLKDKLNNHYLERKSQLDQVSYSLLRVKDQHLANELHLRIKESEASFEEIASEYSEGPERQQGGQLGPVPLSQPHPMLAKLLQVSTPGQLWPPKQLGDWWIVVRLEELHCTELTDSLKQRLLLELGDQHLEEQLSAAETKGQA, from the coding sequence ATGCTGCGCCAAGCCCGTCGCGAGGCCACCATCGATGATTACCTCCAAAGCATTCCGCCACCGTCAGCGGAGCAGCGCAAGGCCATGCTGGATCAGTGGTGCCAGCAGCAACGCATCGAGTCCCCGCAAAAGCTGCAGCGATGGCAACAACAACAGGGCTTGAGCTCAGAGCAATGGCAGCAGTTTGTGGCCCGCCGTGGCTGCTGGCTGCTGTGGTGCGAGCAAAACCTCAAAGACAAGCTGAACAACCATTACCTCGAACGTAAAAGCCAGCTGGATCAGGTGAGTTATTCGCTCTTGCGCGTCAAAGACCAACACTTGGCCAATGAATTGCACCTACGCATCAAAGAAAGTGAAGCCAGCTTTGAAGAGATTGCCTCAGAGTATTCAGAGGGTCCTGAGCGCCAGCAAGGAGGCCAGCTCGGCCCTGTGCCATTAAGCCAGCCCCACCCGATGCTCGCCAAGTTGTTGCAGGTGAGCACCCCAGGGCAACTATGGCCGCCCAAACAACTCGGAGACTGGTGGATTGTGGTGCGGCTTGAGGAATTGCATTGCACTGAGCTCACCGATTCGCTCAAGCAACGTCTGCTCTTGGAGCTGGGCGATCAGCACTTAGAGGAGCAACTCTCGGCTGCCGAAACCAAAGGCCAGGCCTAG